One Salmo trutta chromosome 12, fSalTru1.1, whole genome shotgun sequence genomic region harbors:
- the LOC115204745 gene encoding intestinal mucin-like protein — protein MWTHNTHPNHNYNNNNNNNNSSSHHYSYTLYYILNINSSIYNKNNNSAFHHNSNLYSSPSTTKTTTLPPTTTIIPTTPFAVTTGGSTKPRITPTFPLNCSSCHYNHTDFPIGSIIYNISDHDGWCYIAICNKKCQVDTHPDCNPNTPVTTTTPTTTLLPTTTIPHTTERPTTTPKYPSEKNCDHELPPRRNGDSWIHNQCTNGTCANGKVIYEHVHCETPKPIACENNYPPIKVYDESGCCFHYECQCICYGWGDPHYVTFDGTYYGFQGNCSYVLVKEILPKYNFSVVIDNYYCDAPDGLSCPQSLTIYYQSYEIFMTKKDVDGVFTSLIYVNQQRIIPAYETKDFRITDNGIETLLVIPAINAKVSFTGLMFSIYLPWDKFSGNTEGQCGTCDNNRTDDCRLPNGTIDSSCPDMAHQWHVADHNNSQCTPPPEPTPTQPPGCNPPICHLIQSKVFESCHKIIPYEPFIVACIFDACYMDDVTIGCTSLQTYADACAQAGVCIEWRNYTNGQCDFTCEKPKVYNACGPQVEPTCNAWYNFKFIQTQNEFSVMGDIQLEGCYCPPGTTLMSSSSNYCIPSCDICPLPNGEWKEANATWVSNCQECVCDPYSLEIQCQPVACQHQPPLTCDQEGQVKVVETVDCCQKDICKCDVTRCSTSKITCPVGFETDATMGVCCLTYQCVPMDVCVFNNTEYQPGANVPEDKCKNCVCGDSVDAQTHLHIIECQPTECDTHCQQGYDYQAVPGQCCGKCVQTSCVVMLPDNTTHTIQPGSVWIPSGDKCLKYECVKIMDKLIPIQAKTVCPDFYPEDCIPGTEVVAPDGCCHVCIPKTKQCNVTKGKVYLDSNGCKSANKVEVTTCGGSCVTYAMYSLEANMMERSCTCCREESTTKKEVEMICPDGSKFNHSYIHINKCGCQRTECVTPEATQVTRSRRRKR, from the exons ATGTGGACCCACAACACCCATCCCAaccacaactacaacaacaacaacaacaacaacaacagttcctccCACCACTACTCCTACACCCTCTACTACATTCTTAACATcaacagctccatctacaacaaaaacaacaactctgcctTCCACCACAACTCCAACCTCTACTCCT ctccatctacaacaaaaacaacaactctgccACCCACAACTACTATTATTCCTACAACTCCTTTTGCTGTAACAACTGGTGGATCAACAAAACCAAGGATTACACCCACATTTCCCCTTAATTGTTCTTCTTGCCATTACAATCATACTGACTTCCCCATTG GTTCAATTATTTATAATATCTCTGACCATGATGGATGGTGCTACATTGCTATCTGCAACAAGAAGTGCCAAGTAGATACCCATCCTGATTGTAATCCAAATACcccagttactactactacaccaaCCACTACACTGCTCCCAACAACAACAATACCACATACAACAGAAAGACCAACCACCACCCCAAAATATCCATCTGAGAAAAACTGTGACCATGAACTTCCTCCAAGACGG AATGGTGACAGCTGGATACATAACCAGTGCACCAACGGAACATGCGCCAACGGGAAAGTTATTTATGAGCATGTACATTGTGAGACTCCGAAGCCTATTGCATGTGAAAATAACTATCCTCCAATCAAAGTGTATGACGAATCTGGATGCTGTTTCCACTATGAGTGTCAAT GTATCTGCTATGGTTGGGGAGACCCTCACTATGTCACCTTTGATGGAACATACTATGGCTTCCAAGGAAATTGTTCTTACGTCTTGGTCAAAGAAATCCTGCCAAAGTACAACTTCAGTGTTGTAATCGACAATTACTATTGTGATGCCCCAGATGGACTTTCCTGTCCTCAGTCTCTGACAATTTATTATCAATCTTATGAGATATTCATGACCAAGAAGGACGTAGATGGAGTTTTCACAAGTCTG ATTTATGTAAACCAGCAACGCATCATCCCAGCATATGAGACCAAGGACTTCCGCATCACAGACAACGGAATTGAGACCCTTTTAGTCATACCAGCAATTAATGCCAAGGTGTCTTTCACTGGTCTTATGTTTAGCATATACCTGCCCTGGGACAAGTTCAGTGGCAACACTGAGGGACAGTGTG GTACATGTGACAACAACCGGACAGATGACTGCCGCTTGCCAAATGGGACTATTGATTCATCTTGTCCTGACATGGCACACCAATGGCATGTTGCTGACCACAATAACAGTCAGTGCACACCACCACCAGAGCCGACACCAACACAACCACCAGGCTGCAATCCACCCATTTGTCATCTCATTCAAAGCAA GGTCTTTGAGAGTTGCCATAAGATAATCCCCTACGAGCCATTCATTGTGGCATGTATCTTTGATGCGTGTTATATGGATGATGTTACCATTGGCTGCACCAGCTTGCAGACCTATGCTGATGCATGTGCACAAGCAGGAGTCTGTATTGAGTGGAGAAATTATACAAATGGACAATGTG ACTTCACATGCGAGAAACCCAAGGTTTATAATGCCTGCGGTCCACAAGTTGAACCAACCTGTAATGCCTG GTACAATTTCAAATTCATCCAGACTCAAAATGAGTTCAGTGTCATGGGAGATATACAATTGGAGGGATGTTATTGTCCCCCTGGTACCACTCTTATGAGTTCCAGCTCAAACTACTGTATCCCCAGCTGTG ATATTTGCCCGTTGCCAAATGGAGAATGGAAAGAG GCTAATGCGACCTGGGTGAGCAACTGCCAGGAGTGTGTTTGTGACCCGTACAGTCTGGAAATCCAATGCCAGCCTGTGGCATGCCAACATCAGCCTCCTCTCACCTGTGATCAGGAGGGCCAAGTTAAGGTCGTAGAAACTGTTGACTGTTGTCAAAAGGACATATGCA AGTGTGATGTCACACGATGCTCTACTTCCAAGATAACTTGTCCAGTCGGATTCGAGACAGATGCAACTATGGGAGTCTGCTGCCTAACTTATCAATGCG TGCCAATGGATGTCTGTGTGTTTAACAACACTGAATATCAG CCTGGTGCCAATGTTCCTGAGGACAAGTGTAAGAATTGTGTGTGTGGTGACAGTGTGGATGCCCAAACGCATCTACATATCATTGAGTGTCAACCTACTGAATGTGACACTCACTGCCAACAG GGCTATGATTATCAAGCCGTTCCTGGTCAGTGTTGTGGGAAGTGTGTACAGACAAGCTGTGTGGTTATGCTGCCAgataacaccacacacactatTCAG CCTGGTTCTGTCTGGATACCATCTGGAGACAAGTGTCTCAAGTATGAGTGCGTAAAGATTATGGACAAACTCATCCCAATCCAGGCTAAGACTGTGTGCCCTGACTTCTACCCAGAAGACTGCATACCC gGAACTGAAGTTGTTGCTCCAGATGGTTGCTGCCATGTCT GTATTCCAAAAACTAAGCAATGCAACGTGACAAAGGGCAAAGTGTACCTGGACAGCAATGGCTGCAAGTCTGCAAACAAGGTGGAAGTGACAACATGCGGTGGATCCTGTGTCACCTATGCTAT GTATTCTCTTGAGGCCAACATGATGGAGCGCTCTTGTACCTGCTGTCGGGAAGAATCCACCACCAAGAAGGAAGTGGAGATGATCTGCCCAGACGGGTCAAAGTTCAACCACTCCTACATCCACATCAATAAATGTGGCTGCCAGAGGACAGAGTGCGTGACCCCGGAGGCGACCCAGGTCACAAGGTCACGACGCAGGAAAAGATGA